One stretch of Pomacea canaliculata isolate SZHN2017 linkage group LG1, ASM307304v1, whole genome shotgun sequence DNA includes these proteins:
- the LOC112575010 gene encoding acyl-CoA desaturase-like, which yields MAPKTPVVDVASPEGLEDEVEPVITEETQTQKRPPRVIVWRNVILFMFLHLGALYGIYVIPQAHPLTWLWTCVMYVMSGLGITAGAHRLWSHRSYKAKLPMRMILAIFNSMAFQNDVFEWARDHRAHHKYSETDADPHNAKRGFFFAHMGWLLLRKHPDVREKGRSLDLSDLYADPVVMFQRKYYKTSVLLCCFILPTFVPVYFWGESLSVAFYLPAVLRYALVLNATWLVNSAAHMWGNKPYDKNINPAQNLMVAFSAVGEGFHNYHHVFPHDYSTSEYGWHFNITTMFIDFMSLFGQAYDRRRIPTKVVVQRKARTGDGTN from the exons ATGGCACCAAAGACGCCAGTTGTGGATGTGGCATCACCAGAAGGGTTGGAAGATGAGGTAGAACCAGTCATCACTGAAGAAACACAGACTCAGAAACGCCCTCCTCGTGTCATTGTTTGGCGCAATGTCattctgtttatgtttcttcaTCTAGGTGCTCTTTATGGGATTTATGTTATTCCCCAGGCGCATCCACTTACATGGCTGTGGA CTTGTGTGATGTATGTAATGTCAGGACTGGGCATTACAGCTGGAGCTCACAGGCTATGGTCACATCGTTCCTACAAAGCCAAGCTTCCCATGAGAATGATTTTGGCCATTTTTAACTCTATGGCTTTTCAG AATGATGTCTTTGAATGGGCGAGAGACCACCGAGCTCACCACAAGTATTCTGAGACGGATGCTGATCCACATAATGCAAAACGAGGATTTTTCTTTGCCCACATGGGGTGGCTGCTTCTTCGAAAGCATCCTGACGttagagaaaaaggaagaagccTTGATCTTTCAGATTTGTATGCTGACCCCGTGGTCATGTTTCAGCGGAA GTACTACAAGACGTCGGTGCTTTTGTGCTGCTTTATATTGCCTACATTTGTACCTGTCTACTTCTGGGGAGAGAGCTTGTCCGTTGCATTCTACCTGCCGGCTGTTCTGCGCTATGCCCTTGTCCTGAATGCAACCTGGCTCGTAAACAGTGCTGCACACATGTGGGGGAATAAGCCATATGATAAGAATATCAATCCAGCTCAGAACCTAATGGTTGCATTCAGCGCTGTGGGTGAAGGCTTCCACAACTATCATCATGTCTTCCCACACGATTATTCTACCAGTGAGTATGGATGGCATTTCAACATCACAACAATGTTTATTGACTTTATGTCATTATTTGGTCAGGCATATGATCGTCGCCGTATTCCCACCAAAGTTGTGGTACAGCGCAAAGCCCGCACAGGTGATGGTActaattaa